One Plasmodium berghei ANKA genome assembly, chromosome: 13 genomic region harbors:
- a CDS encoding gamete egress and sporozoite traversal protein: MKVFLCYASILFASILHSRAMILNSLGNKPSSYLEIGDTVSNQISEAWKNHVDSFIDVVSEKIVDKFEKDIENDNVPHNLLALLENDAEIFDINTYEGKDIAFIQDAFIRKLRERFNNSKFGQHTKKLGSKIKQKLTSLYKKHKDKIKHFLKIMLSSLVIPIAFNYIKKHLNAWKNKTLEATNKLDEDAKSVATPIITAIYDKFGEKLDKYVKDNHIDIGKELNVLTDLQKEKKEIDQIEKEEKKIIQQ, translated from the exons atgaaagtcTTTTTGTGTTATGCTAGCATTTTATTTGCGTCAATTCTACATTCGAGAGCCATGATACTTAATTCCCTCGGGAACAAGCCTTCTTCATATCTTGAAA TTGGTGACACAGTTTCGAATCAAATTAGTGAAGCATGGAAAAATCATGTAGACTCATTTATCGATGTTGTATCTGAGAAAATTGTTGACAAATTCGAAAAAGATATCGAAAATGATAATGTTCCACATAATTTATTAGCTCTTCTTGAG AATGACGCTGAAATATTTGATATCAATACATATGAAGGAAAAGATATAGCATTTATTCAAGATGCATTCATTAGAAAACTAAGAGAAAGATTCAATAATAGCAAATTTGGGCaacacacaaaaaaattaggaTCAAAAATTAAGCAAAAACTTACAAGTCTTTATAAGAAACACAAAGATAAGATAaagcattttttaaaaataatgctCAGCAGTTTAGTTATACCTATAgcatttaattatataaagaagCATCTAAATGcatggaaaaataaaacattggAAGCCACCAATAAACTTGATGAGGATGCTAAAAGTGTAGCTACTCCAATAATTACTGctatatatgataaatttgGAGAAAAGCTTGACAAATATGTTAAGGATAATCATATAGACATAGGAAAAGAATTAAATGTACTTACTGATTTacaaaaagagaaaaaagaaattgaTCAAATAGAAAAGgaagagaaaaaaataatacaacaATAA